Proteins from a single region of Hordeum vulgare subsp. vulgare chromosome 6H, MorexV3_pseudomolecules_assembly, whole genome shotgun sequence:
- the LOC123405807 gene encoding agamous-like MADS-box protein AGL80: MARKKATRKKVTLNYIHNNSTRRASFRKRLNGLMKKAAELATMCGVKTCVVVYGEGEAEPKVFPSHDKAVVILNEYKSMPDLGRCKKTMDQEAFLTKRIAKLHDKVDKARRECQDSEIRYLL, translated from the coding sequence ATGGCTCGCAAGAAGGCGACCCGCAAGAAGGTGACCCTCAACTACATCCACAACAACTCGACCCGGCGCGCTAGTTTCAGGAAGCGTCTCAATGGGCTGATGAAGAAGGCAGCTGAGCTCGCCACCATGTGCGGCGTCAAGACCTGCGTGGTGGTGTACGGCGAGGGCGAGGCGGAGCCTAAGGTGTTCCCTTCCCACGATAAGGCGGTGGTTATACTGAATGAATACAAGAGCATGCCGGACCTAGGGCGTTGCAAGAAGACGATGGACCAGGAGGCCTTCCTCACCAAGCGTATCGCCAAGCTCCACGACAAGGTCGACAAGGCTCGCCGCGAGTGCCAGGACAGCGAGATCAGGTACCTCCTTTAA